The following are encoded together in the Platichthys flesus chromosome 9, fPlaFle2.1, whole genome shotgun sequence genome:
- the LOC133960381 gene encoding leucine-rich repeat-containing protein 24-like: MAVMLVLLLSMLLLSTHTLTNASPSCPVSCRCYSLTVECGSTSLRDIPKHVPPSTQTIFLQDNVIGQIRRQDLLQLRHLHYLYLQNNTISAVEPGSFRNQGQLLELALNGNRIHLVTADMFKGLEHLRILYLAGNDITRLLDYTFRGLQRLQELHLQHNSIDMLADQALAGLTSLALLDLSGNNLHTIGPASLRPLVSLQVLRITDNPWRCDCALHWLRSWIDEAGQRLLSSAERRLVCIEPPRLSHLSLVEVPLNSLVCIPPLVQLEPRRLAVRLGESLRVSCHASGYPRPQVTWRKASQGKVVLSPRGLVQELGAGGGGVGGAEERSEEGKVSLQKTEGERFDPDTGSGMLFLSNVTVAHAGFYECEAWNAGGVARVTFQLAINSSTSSSSSSSIWASWSQVSSPYSPVWPRLRNHGSALGSDVSREPLYALGSMAFSALGAATQTAIAVGISLLALTALLLVAMIYSRHHQRDKEADGAEKEESILYVNDYSDGPTTFAQLEEYRDERGHEMYVLNRAKPVLPPAPPTAVSTTNLGCSAPSDTSSHTLSSGPGQIVTPTLAPNKQQQQQQLQPEVDIRTMRRMAGEGGEAEPVITSEAEGMFLNHTGLFMDSPIAYEIHC; this comes from the exons ATGGCTGTGATGTTGGTGCTTCTTCtctccatgctgctcctgtcCACCCACACTCTGACTAATGCTTCTCCTTCCTGCCCTGTGAGCTGTCGCTGCTACAGCCTCACCGTGGAGTGTGGCTCCACCAGCCTCAGAGACATCCCCAAACACGTCCCCCCATCCACACAG ACCATCTTCCTCCAGGACAATGTTATTGGTCAGATCCGTAGACAAGACCTTCTTCAGCTAAGGCACCTGCACTACTTGTATCTACAG AACAACACCATCTCAGCAGTGGAGCCGGGCTCCTTCCGGAACCAGGGTCAGTTGCTGGAGCTGGCTCTGAATGGGAACAGGATCCACCTGGTGACGGCTGACATGTTTAAGGGACTCGAGCATCTCCGCATTCTGTACCTGGCAGGAAATGACATCACCCGCCTACTGGACTACACCTTCCGTGGTTTACAG CGTCTGCAGGAGCTTCATTTGCAGCACAACAGTATAGACATGTTAGCAGACCAGGCTCTAGCTGGCTTGACCTCTCTGGCTCTGCTGGATCTGAGCGGGAACAATCTCCATACCATCGGCCCTGCATCCCTGCGACCTCTTGTCAGCCTGCAGGTGCTGCGCATCACAG ATAACCCATGGCGCTGTGACTGTGCTCTCCACTGGTTGAGGAGCTGGATTGATGAGGCAGGGCAGCGGCTGCTCAGCTCAGCAGAGCGTCGGCTGGTCTGCATCGAGCCGCCACGTCTCTCCCACCTCAGTCTGGTGGAGGTTCCTCTCAACAGCCTGGTGTGCATCCCTCCACTGGTGCAGCTGGAGCCCAGGAGGCTAGCTGTGCGCCTGGGGGAGAGCCTTAGGGTTTCCTGCCATGCCTCTGGTTATCCTCGGCCACAG GTGACCTGGAGGAAGGCATCCCAGGGTAAAGTTGTGCTTTCTCCCAGAGGCCTGGTTCAGGAGCTgggtgctggaggaggaggagtaggcgGGGCAGAGGAGCGCTCAGAGGAAGGCAAGGTCAGTCTGCAGAAGACTGAAGGCGAGCGCTTTGACCCTGACACCGGCAGTGGCATGCTGTTTCTCAGTAATGTGACTGTGGCTCACGCAGGTTTCTATGAATGTGAAGCCTGGAATGCAGGGGGTGTGGCCAGGGTGACCTTTCAGCTAGCCATTAACtcatccacttcctcctcctcgtcctcctccatctgGGCATCTTGGTCCCAAGTGTCCTCGCCATACTCCCCTGTCTGGCCCCGGCTGAGGAACCACGGCTCGGCTTTGGGCTCAGATGTGAGTCGGGAACCCCTTTACGCTCTAGGCAGCATGGCCTTCAGTGCTCTGGGAGCGGCCACTCAGACTGCCATCGCTGTGGGAATCTCTCTGCTGGCTCTGACCGCTCTGCTGCTGGTCGCCATGATCTACAGTCGACATCACCAACGCGACAAGGAGGCTGATGGAGCTGagaag GAGGAGAGCATCCTCTATGTGAATGACTACTCCGACGGGCCCACCACCTTCGCCCAGCTGGAGGAGTACCGTGACGAGCGCGGCCATGAGATGTACGTCCTCAACCGAGCCAAACcagtcctgcctcctgctccaCCCACCGCTGTCTCCACCACTAACTTGGGTTGCTCCGCTCCATCGGACACCTCCAGCCACACCCTCTCCTCAGGGCCTGGCCAGATCGTGACTCCAACTCTTGCCCccaacaaacaacagcagcagcagcagctgcagcccgaGGTTGACATACGGACCATGAGGAGAATggcgggggagggaggggaggctgAGCCTGTGATTACATCAGAGGCTGAAGGGATGTTTCTTAACCACACAGGCCTGTTCATGGACTCTCCAATCGCGTACGAGATTCACTGCTGA
- the ahsg1 gene encoding alpha-2-HS-glycoprotein 1 — protein MKALNVLVLLASVVLLCRASPVLEPVMCNEDHSAAAARLAVHDINKHHKHGYKFRLSEIKETKMDKVEEGCTIELHLDLLETKCHSISPKHFEDCETRHVTERAVIANCTVMMAVKDGNATVPRYDCDTRQEKTNREMSRMCPDCPVLTPLNSPEALTAIEKAVHEENINSTNEHFYVLQEVGRVMSGWMSSQGMYYSSEFVIVETHCPMGSRIAIQACDPLCPDRARHAFCRSSYTRGSGLQSVDCEYYPALNTTALGPGEKEPRCQYPHLMHLPRPAGHPSPAVHHPSAGGGRPPPPPHAHGHGQGPPSFPGSGPPPHAHGHGHSSFAGSGPPPHAHGHGHGPPSFAGSAPPPHAHGHGPPSFAGGQGPPPHAKGPTNRERVLPFFIGPCNGFLAYSDPALHPICPKPLPEPRNIPELERP, from the exons aTGAAGGCATTAAATGTCCTGGTGCTGCTGGCCTCAGTGGTGCTGCTCTGCCGGGCTTCTCCAGTATTGGAGCCGGTGATGTGCAATGAGGATCACAGTGCTGCGGCGGCACGTCTGGCTGTACATGACATCAACAAGCACCACAAACATGGCTACAAGTTCCGGCTCAGTGAGATCAAGGAGACCAAAATGGATAAG GTTGAGGAAGGATGTACCATTGAGCTACACTTGGACCTTCTGGAGACAAAGTGTCACTCTATCAGCCCTAAACACTTTGAGGACTGTGAGACCCGTCATGTCACAGAGCGT gCGGTGATAGCAAACTGCACCGTCATGATGGCTGTAAAAGATGGCAATGCTACTGTCCCAAGATATGACTGTGACACGCGACAAG agAAAACCAACAGGGAGATGAGCAGGATGTGCCCTGACTGTCCCGTGCTGACCCCACTCAACAGCCCTGAGGCTCTCACAGCTATTGAAAAAGCTGTGCACGAAGAGAACATTAACAGTACCAACGAGCACTTCTACGTCCTGCAGGAAGTGGGACGGGTGATGAGTGGG tggatgtcgtCGCAGGGGATGTATTACAGTTCTGAGTTCGTAATTGTGGAGACTCATTGCCCAATGGGATCCAGAATTGCCATTCAAGCATGCGACCCCCTCTGCCCTGACAGAGCG CGTCACGCTTTCTGCAGATCATCTTATACACGAGGATCTGGGCTTCAGTCTGTTGACTGTGAATACTATCCTGCATTG AACACAACTGCTCTCGGCCCGGGTGAGAAGGAGCCCCGGTGTCAATACCCTCATCTAATGCACCTTCCTCGTCCTGCTGGCCACCCTTCCCCTGCTGTTCATCATCCCTCAGCTGGGGGGGGCcgacccccacccccaccccatgcTCACGGTCACGGCCAGGGCCCTCCTTCCTTTCCTGGAAGTGGACCCCCACCCCATGCTCATGGTCATGGCCACTCTTCCTTTGCTGGAAGTGGACCCCCACCCCATGCTCATGGTCATGGTCATGGTCCTCCTTCCTTTGCCGGAAGTGCACCCCCACCCCATGCTCATGGTCATGGTCCTCCTTCCTTTGCTGGCGGTCAAGGACCCCCACCCCATGCTAAAGGCCCAACTAACAGAGAAAGAGTGCTCCCCTTCTTCATCGGTCCCTGCAATGGATTCTTGGCCTACAGTGACCCAGCTCTCCATCCCATATGTCCCAAGCCTTTACCTGAACCCAGAAATATCCCAGAACTCGAGAGGCCCTGA
- the sass6 gene encoding spindle assembly abnormal protein 6 homolog isoform X1 codes for MEELFSKVLQVNVRCRDCEERKANIRVIINLQLTTSPVHKRDLLVRLTDDLDPYFLFNLSISEEDFQSLKVQQGLLIDFASFPQKFIDLLNLCFSEQESENPRFLLHLSCQSSMLEGPANFSVVETNAFKHLNHLSLRLVQGSDKEIKDYLAVRLSSLKVEKQALETHLKKTEDDLSRQLSYAQQTLSEKSKELDKLRSEWTCQSSSLSSRHSQELQLEREKAVELQSRLQQQIEQLRQDLESSHKKSSQQLHSRVTELEASCRELTERKYKNESSIRDLKIKLVGAEEECQRSKQQVLSLRRENSTLDTEVHEKERLVNQLQMRVAVLDQEVKDKDQLMRRTKEVLEATQQQKESVEENAENKELQMKKFEATVKTLSEELLKANGIIKKLQGEVRGLVGKIKVKNTVTVSQEKLLQDTSEKLQNVEKDLQSAQQQVITKDEQVSKLKEQLELTVQKLNESSEVLKTNENVINWLNKQLNEKHLSRNPQPPQCVGNPSVLSTTPGLRAQFYPQTVKPVICPGMRVDVTPAEQRAAQPASRQIGCRSSDSLTGRDLHFRNINGDYPGLDSKYFERRDDSIPIYGLSSNLLHREFTQQTKPPVASAYFSA; via the exons ATGGAGGAACTCTTCAGCAAAGTGTTACAGGTGAACGTTAGGTGCAGGGACTGCGAGGAAAG GAAAGCAAATATTCGTGTAATCATCAATCTTCAGTTGACAACAAGTCCAGTGCACAAACGG GATCTTCTCGTAAGACTAACCGATGATCTGGATCCATATTTTCTCTTCAACCTCTCTATATCAGAGGAAGATTTTCAAAG TCTGAAAGTCCAGCAGGGGCTACTGATCGACTTTGCATCATTTCCTCAGAAGTTTATTGACCTGCTAAACCTGTGCTTCTCTGAGCAAGAGTCAGAGAATCCAAG GTTTCTCCTGCACTTGTCATGTCAGTCTTCAATGCTTGAAGGCCCTGCTAACTTCAGTGTTGTTGAGACAAACGCATTCAAACACCTGAATCACTTGTCCTTACGCCTTGTTCAAGGTTCTGACAAGGAGATTAAGGACTATCTGGCAGTGCGTCTCTCATCTCTGAAG GTAGAGAAGCAGGCCCTGGAGACACATCTTAAGAAGACTGAAGACGATCTGTCCAGACAACTGAGTTATGCTCAACAG ACTCTATCTGAGAAGTCTAAAGAGTTGGACAAACTGCGTTCAGAGTGGACATGTCAGAGCAGCTCTCTGTCCAGCCGTCATTCTCAGGAGTTAcagttggagagagagaaggctgtGGAG TTGCAAAGCAGGCTTCAGCAGCAGATTGAGCAGCTCCGTCAGGACTTGGAGAGCTCTCACAAAAAGAGTAGCCAGCAGCTTCATAGCAGAGTGACAGAGCTAGAGGCCTCTTGCAGAGAACTGACAGAGAGGAAATACAAGAACGAGTCTTCCATCAGAGACCTGAAGATTAAACTAGTCGGAGCAGAGGAG GAGTGCCAGCGCTCAAAGCAGCAAGTTCTGTCgctgaggagagagaacagCACTTTGGATACAGAGGTCCATGAGAAAGAGCGTTTAGTGAACCAGCTGCAGATGAGAGTGGCTGTTCTAGACCAGGAAGTCAAAGATAAGGATCAGCTGATGCGCCGCACAAAAGAGGTGCTGGAAGCCACTCAGCAACAGAAG GAATCAGTAGAAGAAAATGCTGAAAATAAAGAACTTCAGATGAAAAAGTTTGAAGCAACGGTGAAAACACTATCTGAGGAGCTTTTAAAG GCGAATGGTATCATTAAGAAGCTGCAGGGGGAAGTTCGAGGCCTagttggaaaaataaaagtcaaaaacaCTGTGACCGTGTCACAGGAGAAGCTCCTGCAGGACACATCTGAGAAACTTCAGAATGTCGAGAAAGATCTACAGAGCGCTCAGCAGCAGGTCATCACCAAGGACGAGCAG GTGTCAAAACTGAAGGAGCAGTTGGAGCTGACAGTACAGAAGCTAAATGAAAGCAGCGAAGTGTTGAAAACGAATGAGAATG tTATAAATTGGCTGAACAAGCAGCTGAATGAAAAGCATCTGTCCAGAAATCCACAGCCTCCGCAATGTGTGGGGAATCCTTCAGTTTTATCCACAACCCCTGGACTAAGG gcacaGTTTTATCCTCAAACTGTCAAACCGGTTATATGTCCTGGGATGAGGGTGGATGTCACCCCTGCTGAACAGCGAGCAGCGCAGCCAGCCAGCAGACAGAT AGGTTGCAGGTCCTCTGATTCTCTGACTGGCCGTGATCTGCATTTccgcaacataaa TGGTGACTACCCAGGTCTGGATTCAAAGTATTTTGAGAGGAGAGATGACAGCATCCCAATCTACGGTCTGTCATCTAACCTGCTCCACAGAG AGTTCACTCAGCAAACAAAGCCTCCTGTAGCTTCTGCTTACTTCTCTGCCTGA
- the sass6 gene encoding spindle assembly abnormal protein 6 homolog isoform X2 — protein MEELFSKVLQVNVRCRDCEERKANIRVIINLQLTTSPVHKRDLLVRLTDDLDPYFLFNLSISEEDFQSLKVQQGLLIDFASFPQKFIDLLNLCFSEQESENPRFLLHLSCQSSMLEGPANFSVVETNAFKHLNHLSLRLVQGSDKEIKDYLAVRLSSLKVEKQALETHLKKTEDDLSRQLSYAQQTLSEKSKELDKLRSEWTCQSSSLSSRHSQELQLEREKAVELQSRLQQQIEQLRQDLESSHKKSSQQLHSRVTELEASCRELTERKYKNESSIRDLKIKLVGAEEECQRSKQQVLSLRRENSTLDTEVHEKERLVNQLQMRVAVLDQEVKDKDQLMRRTKEVLEATQQQKESVEENAENKELQMKKFEATVKTLSEELLKANGIIKKLQGEVRGLVGKIKVKNTVTVSQEKLLQDTSEKLQNVEKDLQSAQQQVITKDEQVSKLKEQLELTVQKLNESSEVLKTNENVINWLNKQLNEKHLSRNPQPPQCVGNPSVLSTTPGLRAQFYPQTVKPVICPGMRVDVTPAEQRAAQPASRQIGDYPGLDSKYFERRDDSIPIYGLSSNLLHREFTQQTKPPVASAYFSA, from the exons ATGGAGGAACTCTTCAGCAAAGTGTTACAGGTGAACGTTAGGTGCAGGGACTGCGAGGAAAG GAAAGCAAATATTCGTGTAATCATCAATCTTCAGTTGACAACAAGTCCAGTGCACAAACGG GATCTTCTCGTAAGACTAACCGATGATCTGGATCCATATTTTCTCTTCAACCTCTCTATATCAGAGGAAGATTTTCAAAG TCTGAAAGTCCAGCAGGGGCTACTGATCGACTTTGCATCATTTCCTCAGAAGTTTATTGACCTGCTAAACCTGTGCTTCTCTGAGCAAGAGTCAGAGAATCCAAG GTTTCTCCTGCACTTGTCATGTCAGTCTTCAATGCTTGAAGGCCCTGCTAACTTCAGTGTTGTTGAGACAAACGCATTCAAACACCTGAATCACTTGTCCTTACGCCTTGTTCAAGGTTCTGACAAGGAGATTAAGGACTATCTGGCAGTGCGTCTCTCATCTCTGAAG GTAGAGAAGCAGGCCCTGGAGACACATCTTAAGAAGACTGAAGACGATCTGTCCAGACAACTGAGTTATGCTCAACAG ACTCTATCTGAGAAGTCTAAAGAGTTGGACAAACTGCGTTCAGAGTGGACATGTCAGAGCAGCTCTCTGTCCAGCCGTCATTCTCAGGAGTTAcagttggagagagagaaggctgtGGAG TTGCAAAGCAGGCTTCAGCAGCAGATTGAGCAGCTCCGTCAGGACTTGGAGAGCTCTCACAAAAAGAGTAGCCAGCAGCTTCATAGCAGAGTGACAGAGCTAGAGGCCTCTTGCAGAGAACTGACAGAGAGGAAATACAAGAACGAGTCTTCCATCAGAGACCTGAAGATTAAACTAGTCGGAGCAGAGGAG GAGTGCCAGCGCTCAAAGCAGCAAGTTCTGTCgctgaggagagagaacagCACTTTGGATACAGAGGTCCATGAGAAAGAGCGTTTAGTGAACCAGCTGCAGATGAGAGTGGCTGTTCTAGACCAGGAAGTCAAAGATAAGGATCAGCTGATGCGCCGCACAAAAGAGGTGCTGGAAGCCACTCAGCAACAGAAG GAATCAGTAGAAGAAAATGCTGAAAATAAAGAACTTCAGATGAAAAAGTTTGAAGCAACGGTGAAAACACTATCTGAGGAGCTTTTAAAG GCGAATGGTATCATTAAGAAGCTGCAGGGGGAAGTTCGAGGCCTagttggaaaaataaaagtcaaaaacaCTGTGACCGTGTCACAGGAGAAGCTCCTGCAGGACACATCTGAGAAACTTCAGAATGTCGAGAAAGATCTACAGAGCGCTCAGCAGCAGGTCATCACCAAGGACGAGCAG GTGTCAAAACTGAAGGAGCAGTTGGAGCTGACAGTACAGAAGCTAAATGAAAGCAGCGAAGTGTTGAAAACGAATGAGAATG tTATAAATTGGCTGAACAAGCAGCTGAATGAAAAGCATCTGTCCAGAAATCCACAGCCTCCGCAATGTGTGGGGAATCCTTCAGTTTTATCCACAACCCCTGGACTAAGG gcacaGTTTTATCCTCAAACTGTCAAACCGGTTATATGTCCTGGGATGAGGGTGGATGTCACCCCTGCTGAACAGCGAGCAGCGCAGCCAGCCAGCAGACAGAT TGGTGACTACCCAGGTCTGGATTCAAAGTATTTTGAGAGGAGAGATGACAGCATCCCAATCTACGGTCTGTCATCTAACCTGCTCCACAGAG AGTTCACTCAGCAAACAAAGCCTCCTGTAGCTTCTGCTTACTTCTCTGCCTGA